The DNA window tatgaatgtgtgtggatgttttaatataaagcactttggtgtataAAAAAGTGTGAgtgtgggtgaatgaggcatatTGTATAAAGAGCTTTGTTGTGCtggtagaagaaaaaaaacagtatgTAAGTCCATATCAAACTCTTATCAATATCAGTCCATTTAACACAACAGCAGTACCCCTAAAGTCACCTACTGTATACAAGAATAACAGCACAATGATTTTCAgtcagtgtctttttttgttcttgtactttttctttaaaatatgttgGAAAACACTGAACTAAccagttttgtatttttcttattCTGCCAGTTTTGAAAATGTATCGTGGCCTCGTTCTAACtgtaaaattcagtttttataattttttttttttggtctggttttttggtgaaaaaaaaaattacagcctTAAACACATCAGGCAGAAAATAAAGCCACAGTGCAAACTGTTTCCACGCaattacattttcattcacaACTTTCAAATGCAATCATGTTTTAAACATGCTTTCCACCCTGTCTAGTAATTTAATTCCATTAACCAGTCAAATTTATGTTCTAGCTTAGAGcattgtctttgtttgtttttttaaaaccctgTTGTTTATTTCTCTTCCAAAGTGTCTTGCAGTTGAACTTTTGTTTCCTGGGATGCTGGATGCAAGCTACTTCAATGCTGTAATGaataaaggcagaaaaaaattatgCCAAAACTTTACTTTAAGACTGGAAGCGTTTAGGGAATAATacctttaaaaatttaaataagcCTACTGAAGGAATTCGTTTTTTATTTATGagtctaatttaaaaaaaactcaagtACACACGACATGACATGtcattaatctctgtctctcttccacagcatgatttctatcctgtcttccttctctcaccccagccggtcacggcagatggccgcccctctctgagcctggttctgcaggaggtttcttcctgttaaaagggagtttttcctacCAACTGTCgccaaaatgcttgctcatagggggtcatatgattgttgggtttttctctgtatgtattattgtagggtctaccttacaatataaagcaccttgaggagactgttgatgtgatttggcactgtataaataacggtataaactgtataaataaaactgaattgaaaagtAAACTCTGAATGGTAGAAATCTTCCAAATTTGAAACTGGTAAGGAAAACAATCTAAAATATGCTTATTTATGTTGTTAATCATGCAGGTCATGGTCATTCTGAGTGCATGggtaaagaaaaaagacaactgAACTTCTCAGTTTATGAAGACTACTGAGATTGGCCTGTTGGAGGTTGTCCTTCAACAGGACAGCCCCACTGGGGGCTTAAAATACTTGGGACTCTATTGTTTGTTTGAGAACCCAAGAGGCATATTGGATGTTAAATGGGCTGGTTCTTAGATAACTCTTTTCTACTcaatttgagcactcaaagcactttatacaacatatctcattcacacattcatacaaacacttttGCATCTAAATTCTATATAACATTcaagcacacattcacactctgatggatgcactgGGAGAAACTCAGGATTTAGTGTAGGGCAAGTGACTCATACTTGAGCAGCCAGAGATCAAACAACCTTCTGAGCCACAGTCAGACATATCAGAGGGAAATGTCTGCAAGCGCTCAGCTCTAACAAGTGTACCAGTCATTCAGCTATTGTGGTAATGGgtggaaaaaaaggagaggaTGCTATCAATTCCAAACCTGAAAGTCTAACTGTATCCAACTATATGAAAATCCACTAAAAATGCAACATCTATTACCTGCAAACAAATGCAACTTCAAGTGCAAGCTCTGTGTAAAAGTACAACCTTGTGACTTTGAACATTGATTGCTGCACTGACTAATTCTGGTTTGGTAGATGCCAgtacataaaaacataagagtGCTGTATGTGCAGAGCTATACAGAAATAATTTTACAGAAATTGTATGGGGTGTGGTTGTAGCTCAGCTGCAGAAGGATGTGAAGGGTAAAGAGTTCAGGTGGCAGTGCTAGGAACGTCCAGCTGGCACAGCTGGTGCATATTTTGTAATTCTGTCTCTCTTATTTATGCAGTACTGTGCTGTGACCAAAGAGGAGCAGTATGGTGAACAGCAGGCGATGCTGCTATAGCTACACCGTGCGACGCCCGAAACATTACATTGTACAGTGTGAAGTAATAAAAGAAATACATAACTCAGAACAAGGAGTGTGTGTGCTGGGACACATCTGTGGCCACAGAAAATTTTATTTAGAAGATTTAAAGGTAGAACTTTCTATTACAGCTTGGTAATAAATAGGTAATAGTTGGATAACAAGGGGGAAAGAAGAGGGTAATAATGTGGTAATTTCAATAACTGTGGTAGTTTCTGTGTCATAAGCACGAAACAgagctgcaaaatgcaaaattgTCTGTTTCTATTTAATAGCATATTAATAACCTTGTTTcttccctgttaaatccagaattgaattcaaaatcctgctcctcacatacaaggtcttaaataatccagccccatcttatcttaatgaccttgtagtactatatcaccctattagagcactttgctctcacactgcaggcttacttgttgttcctagagtatttaaaagtagaatgggagggagagccttcagttttcaggcccctcttttgtggaaccagcttcccgtttggattcaggagacagacactatctctacttttaagattaggcttaaaactttcctttttgctaaagcatatagttacgGTTTTCCTACAGTtaagttttccttcccactgtcgccaaagtgcttgctcatagggggtcatatgattgttgggtttttctctgtatctattattgtacgatctattgtacaatataaagcgccttgagacgactgttgttggcactatataaataaaattaaattgaaatgaattgaattattaCCACTTTATTACCGAGTTGTATTTCCACATTGTTAAACCAAGTTTTAAGGCTCTTATTATCCTAGTACATATATTTTAGGGTAATATTACTCAACTTTAACCACTGTTGCTACTGTGATATTACTTATATACTACGTAGTTATTACTTTGGTAATCGCATAGTAATAACTTAGAAATTACCACATTAATAACCTTGTCACCCTACTAATGTAATAGAAAGTGCTactgatttaaaatgtataaatgttttGTTCAACTTTCAAATTAAATTTTCTCAGAAATGCCTTAAACCACAAATACAAAGaacatgttttgtttattcTGCCAGTCAATAAAACTGTAACTTTTCTTGATTAATCACATGATTTGAGACACAACTGTAGGATGCACATCTGTGAAATTAACATAAAGTTCCTCAAAACCAGAGTTTTTGGCTGAATTTGACAAAGAATCGAGCTTTTGTTTGATCATTGTGTTTTGGATATGTGCTAAAGGTCACAACTATCCCTATGTCAACAaactatcaaaaaaaaaaataagagaaaagaaaacggGAGACTTTGCCCTTTCTGATGTTCACATCTAACTGGTGACTTCATTTCTTCTATCCCGGTCTTCTATCTAGGTAGCTGTGTACTCTTAACTACCAATAAGATTACTAATATATCCTCTAAGAGCCAATAAGGACAAAGCAATCTAGTCAGCTGGGTGTGTTGAGTTGGAGTTTACACTTTGGACCCCAGAAGAGCTGAGAGATACAGAGCAGACTCTTCAGGAACGGAGACCTCAGAGTAAATTAGATATTTTGTTTGGGTTGCAGTTGTTTTGACAGCTTCTTTGGTGTGCCACTCAAGCAGGAAAATTATGGAGCATTACCCGGATCAGGTAAACATTTTAGCATTTCCATTGTATCGTAGTTTACAGATTTAAGACAAAGCTGCGGAGGAAGCCTTCAAGACCTGGAGAGCAAAGTTCACGCTTGAGAGAAAACTGAAAACCTGTATTTAGTGTACATTCTTAAACCAAcgatttaaaaatgttaatatttttaaaaaaaaatcacactgactTGTGTGGGTTGGTGAATTGTTGGCAGTGAAACAGATGTTCATAGTACCTGAAATCTTTACTGCTGTGTTGTTGTCTCTTATATGTTGCTATTTAACGTCATGACCTCTCTTCAGGGTTGTGATGGCCTTGAGCTGCTTGACTGGCTATTTGATCAAAATAATGGTATTCTCCGTCACGAAGAACCAGGACAACACACTTGGCCAATCCAGGACCCAAATGTGTGTGAGACTGTTATATGTTTTCCTTCTCCCACTTCCTTGTCGGTGTTCTCTGTATGTTGTTACCTCACACTTAGATAATAATCGTTCCACATGATGTTTTCACCCAGCAGATGTTGCAGCCACCCGAACAGCCAAACGATGACTTTCTCAATGCGCTCCTGCGTGGTGGTGAATCTGTGTCAGCCTCTCCGCTCTGGTCACCATCTCCCAGTGACAGTGGGATCAGTGAGGACCCTCCATCAGACCAGATGGACAGTCCTCAGCGCCCTGAAAGCCCACCCGGGGACTCCCATTTCTTTGGTACAAGACCACTAACCAAGGCGGCCCTGGAAGCCAATGTCCCCGCTGACTTCAGTAAGTCGCACATATCCAAAAAGTAAAACATTCACATTGGGACACATTACATACTGGGTTCTAATtcctaatatttttttcatgattATTGATTAAACTAAACATTATGTCCTCTGGTGTGTTTAATCAAACTGTGGAAATTAAGTCCCAAGTTATATCTTCAAATGACAAATTCTTATGATAGCCCTAATACTAAGCAATTAGCTTTATTATAGCAGAGATGAAAGGAGAAAATATTCTCATTTGCTTGAAAAATTGCCATCGGTTATctacattttgcacatttttagaTAACCAAGATCTGATAATATTAGCATTTCATTCTAATGACATTATCCTAAATCCAGCCCTTGTGGGAAAGGAATGATAATGGCACTCAGTGTTTGAAAGTTTTTGTTCCTGAATATGAATCCCAGTTTAAAGAATAGAGTAGAATATCATGGATTATTTGTGACTGTATACAGAAACAGTCAAATGCTAAGACACAGACATTATCAATACGGACAAAAGAAAGTCAACATGCTCAGCGCCTTGCAGAGTTATCAGTATTTACACAATCAGGCTCCAGAATTGCTGGTCAGAATCCAGCGAGACGAGCACATCTCCTTGGTCTTTATTTGCATGTGCACTATCGTTGCTCCTGTGTGTGCAGGTGGCTGGAAGCTCAGCTTTCCAATGGGCAAGACGAGGATTGCACATCCTTCTGATGTGCATACATCACAGCTTTCCTCTAGCTTCCCCCTAACTGTCAAAGATCTGCTATTGTCGGGCACGTCTGAGCCAGTAAGTATCCTGTTGCTCCCTGATAGAGAAGGAGGGGATGGTTGAGGGTCGGGGGAGAGAGTGTCTCATGCATGTTTGTGGATCTTTCATTGCTTTCTTGACTTAAGAGACCTGTTGTTTAccttttgtgtgtgagtgtgcgtgtgtactttgtaaaaacaaaaacaagtggaTTACTACAGTCCCTGGTCTCATGAATTCAGCAAGGGGCAAGGCCTTTGGAATTGCAAATGAAATTTCTATTTTTACTCTTGTTTGTGGGAAGCTTTGCTGAATGTGCAGCAGCTGAGGGTTGTTTTCTGAGCcggagagaaggaagacacaAAAGATTTTTATTAGTATTCTACCgaagatgatttttttaaaccttccCATAACTTTCTTTCATTCATCTAAAATTTTGGAGATAAAATACTTTCTTAACATGTGAAGAATTTTATATTATGTGGGATTACTAAATAGCAttttgtgaagagaaagtttaTTAGGTCAACATATCAAATATTCTcatttcacacactcacacaaaaagAAATTAGATTATCAAGTCAAGATCACCATGACCAGAATAATATGTTAGAGCTTCTGAAACTTAAGTGGATTTCAGTTCACTCCGGGTATTGATCCATCTTCTCAGCCTAGTTTAACAAGATGAAGGAGAGAGTAGCAGAATGCAACTTGGGTTTTCACACCATAATTACTTTTCGGAAGCCATGAAATGAGACTGATGAAGTTGCCTTGATAGTCTGCACCAATTTAACTGTTTCCTGTGAGGTTCATTGAGCGCAGAGTGAAAGAGGTGGCCAGAGAGAAAATTTATTAGTGGTGGTCTTTTAAAAATTGGAATTTGTATTTTCCCACCAGACCCCAAAGCCGACCCAAAAGTCCATTCAAGAGCTGGTTCTCAATGAAGATGAGAAGAAGCTTTTAGCAAAGGAGGGAGTCACTCTGCCCACCCAGCTGCCTCTCACAAAGGTAAATGGCTATCAATACCCAAACAACGAGAACAGTTTCCAGCACCTAGAAATTGTCATACAGAGGCTCAAAACAGTACTGTTCCTTCCTTTGTCAGTATGAAGAAAGGATTCTGAAGAAAATACGCAGAAAAATTCGCAACAAGCAGTCGGCTCAGGagagcagaaagaagaaaaaggagtaCATCGATGGGCTGGAAAGCAGGTAATATTCAAATTTAGAATGGGTTGGAATGTTTTAGCATTTTAACTGCAATTCTTACCGATAATAACAGTCTTACGAACTGATAATCACTTTTCAAAGCATAAATAAGTTCCTTGATTATTTTGCTGTTGTACCCTCTGGGCAGCCCTTTACTCTTGTTACAGGTTAATGtatttctgaaaaagaaaattaatggaAAAGAAATCCACACTTTCGGGTTTTTAATGTCAGCTTCTGAACAGAAAACTGTTTAAGAGTGTGCACTGCAAAATATTTTGGAGTAACGCATTATAGACCCAATTTGTAAATCGGAGCATTCAACATTCCCTGTACTCCTTCAGATCAATTCATGAATAATAGACGGAGCCTTAAACCGATTTTTGATAGCTAGCTTTCACTGGAGATGAAAAcctaaaagagagaaaaaattaTATTCTttcaacttgtttttttttctcctttcttcccCTCGTGTATCCCCCTTTAGGATGGTTGCTTGCAGTGCACACAACCAAGAGCTACAGAGAAAAGTGTCCCAGCTGGAGAAATGCAACATGTGAGTGATCTGAGACAAAAAATCGAtctctgtttttaattaatcatTCTGTGATCTCAGGTTAATGTTTGTTATGACATTTCATCTTAGCAAAATAACTACCTTTGGCATTTTGCCCTGCTTTCCTGTTCCctcaaacctttttttaatcCTCTTATCATGTCttctctttgtattttcttttcccCACTCCTCCCTACAGGTCACTAATGGAACAGCTGCGCAGGCTGCAGGCCCTGGTCATGAATACATCTAATAAGCCAGCCCAGACTGGGACATGTGTACTGGTACAGACATCCTCTGTGATAAGAGAAATTGTCACTGACACACGTGGCTCTTCATGAAAGAATTCAGTTTCCTAATGCCCAAACACCAAAAATTATTGCTGCTGGATGAGCCATTAACATAAGCCAATTTAGACTGTTGCACACTGGGTAATACAGCAAGGGAGAGATACAGTGGCTTAAACAGAAGCTACTGCCTCTAATCACAACACTGAATAAAGTTCAACACTAGAGGTTGAGGGGAACTTTTAAAGTGTAACTTTTAATCTATAAATATAGCTGAATGccttcaaaaataaaatgatgaagaaACCCCCCCGTACTTTA is part of the Pelmatolapia mariae isolate MD_Pm_ZW linkage group LG23, Pm_UMD_F_2, whole genome shotgun sequence genome and encodes:
- the creb3l3a gene encoding cyclic AMP-responsive element-binding protein 3-like protein 3-A encodes the protein MEHYPDQGCDGLELLDWLFDQNNGILRHEEPGQHTWPIQDPNMLQPPEQPNDDFLNALLRGGESVSASPLWSPSPSDSGISEDPPSDQMDSPQRPESPPGDSHFFGTRPLTKAALEANVPADFSGWKLSFPMGKTRIAHPSDVHTSQLSSSFPLTVKDLLLSGTSEPTPKPTQKSIQELVLNEDEKKLLAKEGVTLPTQLPLTKYEERILKKIRRKIRNKQSAQESRKKKKEYIDGLESRMVACSAHNQELQRKVSQLEKCNMSLMEQLRRLQALVMNTSNKPAQTGTCVLVLVLSFSLILFPNLKPLSDSKVSQGDFTPVRIQSRSLQNLQASRILHVTESPFFAEDESEPLHRHYPEDPGLEDLTALMEKMAVDQEQSTLESVSLNSSQEDKIGHFHVDPITGHIATVTLNPHRSARLQPHADGM